The following proteins come from a genomic window of Diprion similis isolate iyDipSimi1 chromosome 8, iyDipSimi1.1, whole genome shotgun sequence:
- the LOC124409108 gene encoding 5'-deoxynucleotidase HDDC2: MTDATKLVEFMELVGRLKHVKRTGWILSKVTEPETISGHMYRMAMLSFLVDNKENLDRVKIMQMTLIHDLAECIVGDLTPHCGVSPEDKHKLEDEAMQKICDLLGDKGPQMLTIFREYEDQQTPEAQYVKDLDRLDLIMQAFEYEKRDATPGKLQEYFTATNGKIKHPFVKRLAEEVNTQRDALANIPCNDKS, translated from the exons ATGACCGACGCAACAAAATTGGTAGAATTCATGGAGCTAGTAGGCAGACTGAAG CATGTCAAAAGGACGGGGTGGATACTTAGCAAAGTAACAGAACCTGAAACTATTTCTGGACACATGTATCGTATGGCTATGCTATCCTTTCTGGTCGACAATAAGGAAAATTTAGACAGAGTAAA GATAATGCAAATGACTTTGATTCATGACCTGGCGGAGTGCATTGTTGGAGATCTTACACCGCATTGCGGAGTTTCCCCAGAAGACAAGCATAAGCTGGAAGATGAAGCGATGCAAAAGATCTGCGATCTTCTAGGCGACAAGGGACCTCAAATGTTGACGATATTCAGG GAGTACGAAGATCAACAAACTCCGGAGGCTCAATATGTCAAAGACTTGGACAGGCTGGACCTAATAATGCAGGCATTTGAGTATGAAAAACGCGATGCcacgcctggaaagttacaggaATATTTTACTGCTACAAATGGAAAGATAAAGCATCCATTCGTTAAACGATTAGCAGAAGAAGTTAACACGCAAAGAGATGCCTTAGCAAACATTCCATGTAACGATAAGTCATAA